Proteins encoded in a region of the Lemur catta isolate mLemCat1 chromosome 14, mLemCat1.pri, whole genome shotgun sequence genome:
- the LOC123650146 gene encoding cytochrome c oxidase assembly protein COX15 homolog isoform X2 — MQRLIFPPLKALTGSQGLRLLVPRAAPRAQCGCSCGIRCPLRPGQYSTISEVALQSGRGTMTLPSKAAERVVGRWLLVCSGTVAGAVILGGVTRLTESGLSMVDWHLIKEMKPPASQEEWEAEFQRYQQFPEFKILNHDMTLAEFKFIWYMEYSHRMWGRLVGLAYILPAAYFWRKGWLSRSMKGRVLALCGLVCFQGLLGWYMVKSGLEEKPDSHDIPRVSQYRLAAHLGSALVLYCASLWTSLSLLLPQHKLPETRQLLRLRRFAHGTAGLVFLTALSGNHFSHCHYSSLLPLPENSPS, encoded by the exons ATGCAGCGGTTGATTTTTCCGCCCTTGAAGGCCTTGACCGGGAGCCAGGGTCTCCGGCTCCTGGTTCCCAGGGCGGCGCCTAGAGCACAG TGTGGTTGCAGCTGTGGCATCAGGTGCCCTTTGAGGCCAGGGCAATACAGCACCATCTCTGAAGTAGCTTTGCAATCTGGAAGGGGTACAATGACCCTTCCCTCAAAGGCTGCTGAGCGGGTGGTAGGCCGATGGCTCCTGGTCTGCAGTGGAACAGTGGCTGGAGCAGTTATTCTTGGTGGAGTAACTAG GTTGACAGAGTCTGGCCTCTCGATGGTAGATTGGCATTTAATAAAGGAGATGaagccacctgcaagccaagagGAATGGGAAGCAGAATTCCAAAGATACCAGCAATTTCcagaatttaaaat CTTGAATCATGATATGACGTTGGCAGAATTCAAATTCATCTGGTACATGGAGTACTCACACCGAATGTGGGGTCGCCTTGTAGGCCTCGCATACATCCTGCCTGCTGCCTACTTTTGGAGAAAGGGCTGGCTCAGCCGTAGCATGAAAGGACGGGTTCTTGCCCTCTGTGGCTTAGTCTGCTTCCAG GGTCTGTTGGGATGGTATATGGTGAAAAGTGGATTAGAAGAAAAACCAGACTCTCACGACATCCCTCGGGTCAGCCAGTATCGCCTTGCTGCCCACCTGGGATCAGCCCTGGTTCTTTACTGTGCCAGCTTGTGGACCTCGCTCTCACTGCTGCTCCCTCAGCACAAG ttGCCTGAAACCCGTCAACTCCTACGGCTGAGACGATTTGCTCATGGAACAGCAGGTCTAGTGTTTCTTACAGCTCTCTCAG